From Methylomonas sp. EFPC3, a single genomic window includes:
- a CDS encoding isochorismatase family protein, whose translation MSIPNIPSYEMPTELPAAKVQWHLDPSRAVLLVHDMQQYFLDFYDPSLAPIPTLMENCIRLIAACRSHGVPILYTAQRGGQSAADRALLTDFWGPGLPAQAALERIADAIVPEAGDEVLPKSRYSAFKRSDLEQRLRAMARDQLVICGIYAHIGCLMTAAEAFMLDIQPFLAGDALADFSREEHGIALRYAAGRCASVCSSQDIVTALTSPYPSLQALRHEVAAAIAIEPHRLGDHDDLLLMGLDSIALMTLLQGWRQRGLQADFGDLAPTPTLAAWHGLWQGGSAIAAAGS comes from the coding sequence ATGAGCATACCCAATATCCCAAGTTACGAAATGCCGACCGAACTGCCTGCCGCCAAAGTGCAATGGCACTTGGACCCAAGCCGAGCAGTCCTGCTGGTACACGATATGCAGCAGTACTTTCTCGACTTCTACGATCCGTCCCTAGCGCCGATCCCTACCCTTATGGAAAACTGCATCCGGCTGATCGCCGCCTGCCGCAGCCATGGCGTTCCGATCCTGTACACCGCGCAGCGCGGCGGCCAATCGGCGGCCGACCGCGCGCTTCTCACCGATTTTTGGGGCCCTGGGCTGCCCGCGCAAGCGGCATTGGAGCGCATAGCCGATGCGATTGTCCCCGAAGCGGGCGACGAGGTCCTGCCGAAATCGCGCTATAGTGCCTTCAAGCGCAGCGATCTGGAACAGCGTCTGCGCGCCATGGCGCGGGACCAACTGGTAATCTGCGGCATATATGCCCACATCGGTTGTCTGATGACGGCGGCGGAAGCCTTCATGCTGGATATTCAGCCGTTTCTGGCCGGCGACGCCCTGGCCGACTTTTCCAGGGAGGAGCACGGTATCGCATTGCGCTATGCCGCCGGCCGTTGTGCCAGCGTCTGCAGCAGCCAGGACATCGTGACGGCATTGACTTCACCGTATCCGAGTCTGCAAGCCTTGCGCCACGAGGTGGCGGCGGCGATTGCAATCGAACCCCACCGGCTCGGCGATCACGACGACCTGTTGTTGATGGGCCTGGATTCGATTGCTTTGATGACCTTGCTGCAAGGTTGGCGGCAACGCGGACTTCAAGCCGATTTCGGCGATCTGGCGCCGACGCCGACGCTGGCGGCCTGGCACGGTTTATGGCAGGGTGGCTCGGCCATTGCAGCGGCCGGCTCATGA